In one Diabrotica virgifera virgifera chromosome 5, PGI_DIABVI_V3a genomic region, the following are encoded:
- the LOC114338580 gene encoding uncharacterized protein LOC114338580 isoform X1: MNKFLVTKDTFKKIRKFGLQGRTLEFKIRDVPQSEEPVGWVKKAIEEIVLKGTEGLEPTDQVGFTFCSKDFARGQGWMRFKPACEVTVDDIWDKISSIYQSNSTGLNTETFCLGITTVKLPAGKGGPRGRAYNSFNEECLKRRGTVVIKNKDNLCLPRALVVAKAHVDKDQEWKKVRQDIGKIQGQRAHQLIEAANVTIPVGGAGIPELQQFQGHLTDYKIVVYSYGSKGRDVMFCGNTNGPALNLLYHEGHFNVITSLTAAFCCIYYCEECHQPFNNKNDHRCGGTCFACRRSPACSKDCVKIPCDQCGRNFYGKACFNAHLGSVCDKIKRCKTCYKIYTKSHVCGEVFCKTCKKNCPSDHLCYIQPDSGLPPSSDFLFIFYDLETSQEKILADGSLLQEPNLCVFNQRCYKCLPEMKLVFCQSCGFRQKILRGLDVISLFMNHILQIRKKFKNVVVLAHNGGGFDHQFILNYILTKTDLTPDLIMRGTKLVSMAVGNARFLDSLNYFPMALSALPKAFGLTELKKGYFPHLFNREENQSYVGPMPDLKFYDPDNLKDDARDKLIAWHAERVDEGYVFDFQKEIVEYCISDVEILTKACLTFRKQLMDTSNVCPFFEATTVASTCNKVFRRNFLQPNTIALIPKGGYRFKDNQSKIALQWLLWEEKQRCIKIQHAARGPEALIGNCRVDGLYENTIFDFQGCYYHGCPTCYPTDRTAPLHDDPSDCMENRHDKTIAKVKHLRSIGYEVVEIWECQFRKMLTAEIKAYTEGHPLMASLPLNPRDALYGGRTGNTVEYYKCKDGEKIKYVDVCSLYPWVCKYGKFPIGHPKKIYIGQECTAVDITELSGLIKCKVLPPTNLYHPVPPTKMNSKCMFVLCRKCGEDFAEEECEHSNDERALSGTWVIEEVVKALSKGYKIIETYEIWSYDTLQLSKSQKGLFSDMMNKFIKVKQQASGWPRGCVSDEEKSRYIEEFLQREDVRLEFSDITENPGLRSLAKLMLNSFWGKFAQRENLPKTSIINKPGEFFAMLINPSIQVNTVIPVNEDTLVVTWEYVEEAYSMSSTVNVVLASYVTALARLKLYSYLEIIGSRAKYYDTDSSIYLSKAGLPDLPIGECIGDLTDELGGGYISEFVSGGPKNYAYKYTLPNGEEKICCKVKGICLNYEASKLVNFDTIKKMVLMKSDPVSVVTKQIQRTQDHCVITKTLEKKYRPNSAKRKFFEDFTSVPYGYKKLKI, encoded by the coding sequence ATGAACAAATTCTTAGTCACTAAAGATACATTTAAGAAAATTCGTAAATTTGGCCTCCAGGGACGAACTCTGGAATTTAAAATCAGGGATGTGCCGCAGAGTGAGGAACCTGTGGGATGGGTAAAAAAGGCCATCGAGGAGATTGTACTTAAGGGAACAGAAGGTTTGGAACCAACCGATCAGGTCGGTTTCACTTTTTGCTCGAAAGACTTTGCCAGAGGTCAGGGTTGGATGAGGTTCAAGCCTGCCTGTGAAGTGACCGTTGATGATATATGGGATAAGATTAGTTCCATATATCAGAGTAATAGCACCGGCCTCAATACCGAAACATTTTGTTTGGGTATTACGACGGTAAAACTGCCCGCGGGAAAAGGTGGTCCGAGAGGAAGAGCTTATAACTCCTTTAACGAGGAGTGTTTGAAAAGGCGAGGAACTgttgttattaaaaacaaggATAATCTTTGTTTACCTCGTGCTCTTGTGGTTGCAAAAGCTCACGTAGATAAGGACCAAGAATGGAAGAAGGTACGTCAAGATATTGGAAAAATACAAGGACAAAGAGCCCATCAACTGATTGAAGCCGCTAATGTAACAATTCCTGTCGGAGGGGCAGGAATACCCGAACTACAACAGTTTCAGGGACACCTCACAGATTACAAAATTGTGGTGTATAGTTATGGTAGCAAGGGTCGTGACGTTATGTTCTGTGGTAACACTAATGGTCCAGCGTTAAATCTTTTGTATCATGAAGGACACTTTAACGTGATCACTTCTTTGACAGCTGCTTTTTGTTGTATTTATTATTGTGAGGAGTGCCACCAGCCGTTTAACAACAAAAACGACCACAGATGTGGTGGTACATGTTTTGCTTGTCGTCGTTCACCAGCTTGTTCCAAAGATTGCGTGAAAATACCCTGCGATCAATGTGGTCGAAACTTCTACGGTAAGGCATGTTTCAATGCTCACCTAGGATCGGTATGCGATAAAATCAAAAGGTGTAAGACCTGTTACAAGATCTACACCAAAAGTCATGTCTGTGGTGAGGTCTTCTGTAAAACTTGTAAGAAAAATTGTCCGTCAGATCATCTTTGTTACATACAGCCCGATTCTGGTCTTCCTCCATCAAGcgattttctatttatattttatgatTTGGAAACTAGTCAGGAAAAGATATTGGCTGATGGTTCGCTTCTTCAAGAACCAAATCTCTGTGTATTTAATCAACGTTGTTACAAATGTCTCCCTGAGATGAAATTAGTTTTCTGTCAATCTTGTGGATTTCGCCAAAAGATTTTGAGGGGTCTTGACGTAATAAGTCTTTTTATGAATCATATTTtgcaaattagaaaaaaattcaagaatGTTGTCGTGTTAGCTCACAATGGAGGAGGCTTCGACCatcaatttattttaaattatattttaacaaAGACTGATTTAACCCCTGATCTCATTATGCGTGGTACAAAGTTGGTGTCAATGGCTGTTGGTAACGCTCGTTTTCTCGATAGTCTTAATTACTTTCCAATGGCGTTGTCTGCTCTACCTAAAGCTTTTGGGTTGACAGAGTTGAAAAAGGGATATTTTCCACATCTGTTTAACAGAGAGGAAAATCAATCTTATGTTGGACCTATGCCTGATCTAAAATTTTACGATCCCGATAATTTAAAAGATGATGCACGTGACAAGCTGATCGCGTGGCACGCTGAAAGAGTAGATGAGGGATACGTTTTTGATTTTCAAAAGGAAATTGTTGAATATTGTATTAGCGATGTTGAGATTTTGACTAAGGCTTGTCTCACTTTCAGAAAACAGTTGATGGATACTTCAAATGTCTGTCCGTTTTTCGAGGCAACAACTGTTGCATCGACGTGTAACAAGGTATTCAGGCGTAATTTCTTACAACCAAACACAATAGCCCTTATTCCAAAAGGTGGCTATCGTTTTAAAGATAATCAGTCGAAAATAGCTTTGCAGTGGTTATTGTGGGAAGAGAAGCAACGCTGTATTAAAATTCAGCATGCCGCCAGGGGACCTGAAGCTCTTATTGGAAATTGTAGGGTGGACGGTCTTTACGAAAACACCATCTTTGATTTTCAAGGTTGTTATTACCACGGTTGTCCTACTTGTTACCCTACAGATAGAACTGCACCCCTTCATGACGATCCTTCAGATTGTATGGAAAATCGTCATGATAAAACAATTGCTAAAGTTAAGCATCTCAGATCAATAGGATATGAGGTGGTTGAAATATGGGAATGTCAATTCCGTAAAATGCTGACGGCCGAGATAAAGGCGTATACCGAGGGGCATCCTCTTATGGCTAGTTTACCTTTGAATCCTAGAGATGCTTTATATGGTGGTCGTACAGGCAATACTGTAGAGTATTACAAGTGTAAAGatggtgaaaaaattaaatacgtTGATGTTTGTTCGCTTTATCCGTGGGTATGCAAGTACGGAAAGTTCCCAATCGGACATccaaagaaaatatatattggACAGGAATGCACTGCTGTAGACATTACTGAGTTATCTGGATTAATAAAGTGTAAGGTGCTTCCTCCTACAAACCTCTATCATCCTGTTCCTCCTACCAAGATGAACAGTAAATGTATGTTCGTTTTATGCCGAAAGTGTGGAGAGGACTTTGCGGAAGAAGAGTGTGAGCATTCGAATGATGAACGGGCTCTATCAGGTACTTGGGTGATTGAGGAGGTAGTGAAAGCTTTATCAAAGGGTTATAAAATAATTGAGACCTATGAGATATGGTCCTATGATACTTTACAGTTATCGAAATCTCAGAAAGGTCTTTTTTCCGATATGATGAACAAATTTATCAAAGTGAAACAACAAGCTTCAGGGTGGCCGCGAGGATGTGTATCGGATGAGGAAAAGAGCCGGTACATCGAGGAGTTTCTTCAGAGGGAGGATGTCAGGCTGGAGTTTTCCGACATAACGGAGAACCCTGGTCTGAGGTCGTTGGCTAAGCTTATGCTCAATTCTTTCTGGGGTAAGTTCGCTCAGCGAGAGAACCTCCCTAAAACATCCATAATAAACAAGCCTGGAGAATTTTTTGCTATGTTGATTAATCCATCCATTCAGGTTAATACGGTGATCCCTGTAAATGAGGACACACTGGTTGTTACGTGGGAGTATGTGGAGGAGGCGTACTCAATGTCGTCAACAGTTAATGTTGTTCTGGCATCATACGTTACGGCTCTGGCTCGTCTCAAATTGTACTCTTATCTGGAGATTATTGGGTCTCGGGCAAAATATTACGACACAGATTCGTCTATTTACCTTTCCAAGGCTGGCTTACCTGATCTCCCAATAGGTGAGTGTATAGGTGACTTAACTGATGAGTTGGGTGGGGGGTATATTTCAGAGTTCGTTTCTGGAGGGCCTAAAAATTACGCATATAAATACACTTTGCCTAACGGTGAAGAAAAAATTTGTTGTAAGGTTAAAGGTATTTGTCTAAATTATGAGGCATCTAAATTAGTTAATTTCGATACCATTAAGAAGATGGTACTTATGAAGTCTGACCCTGTTTCTGTGGTGACTAAACAAATACAAAGGACACAGGATCATTGTGTTATCACAAAAACCCTTGAAAAAAAATATAGACCAAACtcagcaaaaagaaaattttttgaagattttacatccGTACCTTATGgttataaaaaacttaaaatttaa